The genomic window acagtttactcACAAATAAATTCTAACCAAGaattatttctataaaaaatcGAATTTGAGTTATTCCGAACAACGAACCAACCAACACCCCTTGGTCTCCCCTGAAGTTTCACAAGGTGGCCAACAAAATCAAGAAATCTTTgaaattgaaacttgaaatgaaaaaatgaattaaaaaatgaaaaaataaaaaatagtactaGTATATAAACATCGTTTTCATTTTAGGGTTTGGACCCCAAAAATTTGAAATTCGAATAGCAGCAACCCACACACTACACCACAAAACCTACAAAATCTTTATTTTCTTACCTCTTCTATTCTATCTCTAATCTCTATCCCCCATTCATTTCACACTCacctttcaattttcatttcattattaCATTACATAGAGATAAAGAATCAAAAACCCTCATCctcattttttttcactataaatatGGCCAAAAAGAGAGGGCAAACAAAGCCCAAAACCGTAaccccaccaccaccaccaacaccaccCACCATTGGTGGTGACCCTTTTGTTCAGATTCAGAATCTCAAAGAACTCAACGGCAATCTTCTCAAACAAACCACCGAACAGAGAACCCGCATTCAAGATCTTCTTAACTCTAATAACCACGCCGCCATGGAAATCTCTGATAAAAATCTCGCCTTGGAGGTTGAAAACTCTGTTTTCTTCATTTTCGCTAAGACCCAGATGGCGGAATTAGGGTTTCTCTTTGATAAGGTTGTTGAAGAGAAAAATGAGATCAGTTATGAGGTTGCGGCTCACAAGGAGAAAGTGGATAACCTAGCGTTGGTCCTGGAGGATGAGAAGAGGAGTGTTGAGAAGTTGAAGTTGGATGCACGGAAACTGTTTGATGAAAAGGCTGAGAAAGAAAGAAGGGTTCAAGAACTTGAGAAAGATAGGGATTTGGCTGTGAAGAAGTCGTATGAGTCGGTGAAAGTTATTGATGAGTTGAAGGAGAAGATTGATATGGTGGTGAAGGAGAAGAATGAGGCTGAGGGTGTGAACAGTACTCAGAGGACAAAGATTTTGAATCTTGAAATTGAGCTGCAGCATGTTAATGATGTTTTGGAGAATTTGCAGAATGAAGAGGCGAAGATGCGTGCTAAGGTTGGTGAACTGGAAGGAAATATTGGGTTGGCTGTTGAGAAGGAAAATGAAATGATTGTGGAAAACAGCAAATTGCTTGCAGAGAAGAAGGAGATGGAGAAGAGTATTCAGAGTTTAACTGAGGGGAGGGATAGTGTTAATAGGACTCTTGATATGGTTCGGATAGAGTTGGAGAATAGGCAGCGTGAGGTTGATGAAGTGAATAGAGCGAGAGATGAGATTGAGAAGGTTAAAGTTAGCTGCGAGAATGAAATTGTTGAGTTGCAAGGTGAAGTGAGTCGACTGAGGGGTGTTGTTGATGAGTTGAAATTGTCCTGTGAAGAATTTGAAGAGAAAAACAATGGATTGCTCTCTCAAGTTCATCATTATAGGAATGCTGTTGGGGAAGTGGAGCTTGAGAGGGATAATATCAGAAAGGAATATGATGAGGAGAAAAACAAAGTGGAGAATTTGCAGTCACAAGTAGTGGAAATGGAGAAAAAAACTGAGCTATTACTTGCTGAAGTTCAATCTTATAGAAATGCTGTTGGAGAAGTGGAGCTTGAGAGGGATACCATCAAAATGGGATATGATGAGGAGAAAAACAAAGTGGAGAATTTGCAATCACAAGTAGTGGAAATGGTGGGGAAAATTGAGCAAATACTTGCTCAAGTTCAATCTTATAAGAATGCTGCTGAAGAAGTGGAGATTGAGAGGGATAACATCAGAAAGGGATATGATGAGGAGAAAAACAAAGTGGACGACTTGGAATCACATGTTGCTGAATTGAAGCTTAAGAATGATATCATCATGAAGGAATTCAGTGGGGAGAAGAATAAGGTGGCGAATTTGGAGTTGCAAGTTGCGGAACTGAAGGAAAAAATTGAGAATGCTGCAGCTGACTTGATCAAGATGAGAAGTGAGAAAGATAAGGTGAATGAGACAAACAAGGAGCTGGAAAGTGGTC from Trifolium pratense cultivar HEN17-A07 linkage group LG1, ARS_RC_1.1, whole genome shotgun sequence includes these protein-coding regions:
- the LOC123888760 gene encoding early endosome antigen 1 — its product is MAKKRGQTKPKTVTPPPPPTPPTIGGDPFVQIQNLKELNGNLLKQTTEQRTRIQDLLNSNNHAAMEISDKNLALEVENSVFFIFAKTQMAELGFLFDKVVEEKNEISYEVAAHKEKVDNLALVLEDEKRSVEKLKLDARKLFDEKAEKERRVQELEKDRDLAVKKSYESVKVIDELKEKIDMVVKEKNEAEGVNSTQRTKILNLEIELQHVNDVLENLQNEEAKMRAKVGELEGNIGLAVEKENEMIVENSKLLAEKKEMEKSIQSLTEGRDSVNRTLDMVRIELENRQREVDEVNRARDEIEKVKVSCENEIVELQGEVSRLRGVVDELKLSCEEFEEKNNGLLSQVHHYRNAVGEVELERDNIRKEYDEEKNKVENLQSQVVEMEKKTELLLAEVQSYRNAVGEVELERDTIKMGYDEEKNKVENLQSQVVEMVGKIEQILAQVQSYKNAAEEVEIERDNIRKGYDEEKNKVDDLESHVAELKLKNDIIMKEFSGEKNKVANLELQVAELKEKIENAAADLIKMRSEKDKVNETNKELESGLDVTRRSLIATEQERDDLRAKFESSCVNSKQAFELLKSTAAHLSKESLELTPRSEKKHEEEIQSFAEELEAIKEAFKVKDEMVDDMKKQVVSLQRSVSDAHKGKNMWTGISSATAILAAALTAYIAKGR